In one window of Deltaproteobacteria bacterium DNA:
- a CDS encoding DUF3536 domain-containing protein: protein MTRYLCIHGHFYQPPRHDPWLEEVLPEGSAAPYHNWNERICRECYAPLGHARRMEGGEISAILNCYEWMSFNFGPTLLSWMDRHAPDVYECILAGDRESLARLGHGNAMAQCYHHVIMPLASEWDKALEVEWAVQDFQFRYDRDPEGMWLPEAAVDTSSLECLARAGIRYVVLAPRQARQVGSLDGGKLADVDEGNLDTTVPYLVTLPSGRTISVFFYHGALSRSVAFERLLEDGARFWERLQAGYCEGLRSIATDGESYGHHFMFGEMALAFVIEKAVQDPTFQLTNYAAFLNDHPPRCSVVLHEPSSWSCIHGIERWRSDCGCADGGHPDWNQQWRGPLRRGLNVLRHGAGRHYRKAGESLFLDPESALRSFGRVLSGEWDFDQFFSGQVRPDLDLDTLDRAVDLLQMERWALSMFASCAWFFDDIGRIEPEKAMLAAKRVIELMKATGGPDLESDVLEHFVQALSNDPAKGTALDLWSGPVRRATANDEVLAVLAVMLDMDDTATIRGVIAWPGLGARVERRDAANARINVILRSRFKTATRTVEVEPRGPGIPDEVFLPASGRHIRWRDLEGRKRLLICSRLARAVQKQASSCLMGRTLDVSAIFPSYTEGQRTPVGDYGLLVPNLALTWALGGDVEVERDFLAYVGEGLRREPILLAMFVEEVIKRAGQFLDDGDFDGLAGFLTRVNRIGVSVDWWSLQNRVWRLGAHNLIHVGHALGFQVPSASHP from the coding sequence ATGACTCGATATTTATGTATTCACGGCCATTTTTACCAGCCTCCCAGACATGATCCCTGGCTGGAGGAGGTCCTGCCCGAGGGTAGTGCTGCTCCCTACCACAATTGGAACGAGCGGATCTGTCGGGAATGCTACGCCCCTCTCGGCCATGCCCGGCGGATGGAAGGCGGTGAAATATCGGCCATCTTGAATTGTTACGAATGGATGAGCTTCAATTTCGGGCCGACTCTCTTGTCGTGGATGGACCGCCATGCCCCTGATGTTTACGAGTGCATCCTTGCCGGAGACAGGGAGAGTTTGGCCAGGCTGGGACACGGCAACGCCATGGCCCAGTGCTATCATCATGTGATAATGCCCTTGGCCTCGGAGTGGGACAAGGCCCTTGAGGTGGAGTGGGCCGTCCAAGATTTCCAGTTCAGATATGATCGTGATCCGGAAGGCATGTGGCTCCCCGAGGCGGCTGTGGATACATCGAGCCTTGAATGTCTTGCCCGGGCAGGCATCCGCTATGTTGTCCTTGCTCCGAGGCAGGCCCGCCAAGTCGGCTCCCTGGACGGCGGGAAACTGGCTGATGTCGACGAGGGCAATCTCGATACCACCGTGCCGTATCTGGTCACGCTTCCCTCGGGCCGCACCATTTCCGTTTTCTTCTACCATGGGGCATTGTCCAGATCCGTTGCCTTCGAGCGGCTACTTGAAGATGGAGCCAGGTTCTGGGAGCGCCTCCAGGCCGGATATTGCGAGGGATTGAGGTCCATTGCCACAGATGGCGAATCCTATGGCCATCACTTCATGTTCGGGGAGATGGCCCTGGCTTTCGTCATCGAAAAGGCGGTCCAGGATCCGACTTTTCAATTGACCAATTATGCGGCGTTTCTGAATGACCATCCTCCGCGCTGCTCAGTCGTGCTTCACGAGCCTTCGTCTTGGAGCTGCATACACGGCATCGAGCGCTGGAGGTCAGACTGCGGCTGCGCCGACGGTGGTCACCCCGACTGGAATCAGCAGTGGAGAGGTCCGCTTCGCAGGGGTTTGAACGTCCTTAGGCATGGCGCGGGGCGACATTACCGCAAGGCCGGCGAATCCCTGTTCCTCGATCCTGAGTCGGCCCTTCGAAGTTTCGGCCGGGTTTTGTCCGGCGAGTGGGACTTCGACCAATTTTTCTCCGGCCAAGTCCGGCCGGATCTTGATCTCGATACTTTGGACAGGGCCGTCGATCTCCTGCAGATGGAGCGATGGGCCCTATCTATGTTCGCCAGCTGTGCCTGGTTTTTTGATGACATAGGCCGTATCGAGCCCGAAAAGGCCATGCTCGCCGCAAAGCGGGTTATCGAACTTATGAAGGCCACTGGAGGACCAGATCTGGAGTCCGACGTGCTCGAGCATTTTGTCCAGGCCCTATCCAACGATCCGGCCAAGGGTACAGCCCTCGATCTGTGGAGCGGGCCCGTGCGGCGAGCCACGGCGAATGACGAGGTTTTGGCCGTGCTTGCGGTCATGCTCGACATGGACGACACCGCCACAATCCGGGGCGTCATCGCCTGGCCAGGCCTGGGGGCGCGTGTCGAACGACGAGATGCGGCGAACGCTCGAATCAATGTCATCCTTCGTTCGCGATTCAAGACCGCGACACGGACGGTTGAGGTCGAGCCTCGTGGCCCTGGAATTCCTGATGAAGTCTTTCTGCCTGCCTCGGGCCGGCATATCCGATGGCGTGATCTGGAGGGTCGAAAACGCCTTTTGATCTGCTCCCGCCTGGCCAGGGCCGTTCAGAAACAGGCGTCTTCGTGCCTGATGGGGCGGACGCTCGATGTGTCGGCCATTTTTCCGTCCTACACTGAGGGACAAAGGACGCCAGTCGGAGACTATGGCCTGCTTGTACCCAACCTTGCCCTAACCTGGGCCCTCGGCGGAGATGTTGAAGTCGAGCGTGACTTTTTGGCTTATGTCGGCGAGGGGCTCCGTCGAGAGCCGATCCTCTTGGCAATGTTTGTTGAAGAGGTCATCAAGAGGGCCGGTCAGTTTCTGGATGACGGTGATTTCGACGGTTTGGCCGGTTTTTTGACGAGAGTGAATCGGATCGGAGTTTCTGTCGACTGGTGGTCACTTCAGAACAGGGTCTGGCGTCTGGGCGCACATAATTTGATTCATGTCGGCCATGCCCTGGGGTTTCAGGTTCCGTCAGCGAGTCACCCATGA